In Bacteroidota bacterium, the following proteins share a genomic window:
- a CDS encoding glycosyltransferase family 4 protein: MEVKRILVAVESPDFNLLNTYSAVSSVIYSFSDLLRKNGFEIWVNDMKLEDWEALGGSENTVLLPVKSYYRFFPKRIRELIKDIFKFKQLHKLETSIGIISKPDVIISWISPCSSFSVDLSKKWQVPLISIFDHPYNEEYKFLFGFYPFFKNRINKHEKRVLNNSQSVIIYSKVVRDYIQNKYNTKTKFYYKAFADFKRMSFSDFQRDMSVINLGYIGSFFNWHRIDDLIEAFLLLDQEEDYNCNLYLIGDGPEYDRLINSVKHDRIIFTGRKDGAELENLLKRIHIGIIPNALWFQGPVKLFQYSAAQMPVICRRTPTIEELTKQTEGFLFFENIETLVKQFKVLLNNKNKIQELGMINQQFARENFSEKEYYSFFNKIFQEI; the protein is encoded by the coding sequence ATGGAAGTAAAAAGGATACTTGTAGCAGTTGAAAGTCCCGATTTTAATTTACTTAATACATATTCAGCCGTATCAAGTGTTATTTATTCATTTTCTGATTTACTACGTAAAAATGGATTTGAGATTTGGGTAAATGATATGAAATTAGAAGATTGGGAGGCTCTGGGTGGATCTGAAAACACGGTTTTATTACCAGTAAAGAGCTACTACCGCTTTTTTCCGAAAAGAATACGAGAGTTGATAAAAGATATTTTTAAATTTAAACAACTCCATAAGTTAGAGACTTCTATAGGTATTATTTCTAAGCCGGATGTTATTATTTCTTGGATTTCCCCTTGTTCATCATTTAGCGTTGATTTGTCAAAAAAATGGCAAGTTCCTTTGATTTCTATTTTTGACCACCCTTATAATGAGGAATATAAATTTTTATTTGGATTTTATCCTTTTTTTAAAAACAGGATAAACAAACATGAAAAAAGAGTTTTAAATAATTCCCAGTCAGTTATTATATATTCAAAAGTAGTGAGAGATTATATTCAGAATAAATATAACACCAAGACGAAATTTTATTATAAGGCCTTTGCCGATTTTAAACGAATGAGTTTCAGTGATTTCCAAAGAGATATGTCTGTGATCAACTTGGGTTATATTGGTTCATTTTTTAATTGGCATAGAATAGATGATTTAATTGAAGCTTTCCTTTTGTTGGATCAGGAAGAAGATTATAATTGCAATCTTTATTTAATTGGGGATGGGCCTGAATATGACCGTTTAATAAATTCTGTAAAGCATGATAGAATTATTTTTACGGGTAGGAAAGATGGGGCAGAATTAGAAAATCTTCTGAAACGAATTCATATTGGGATTATTCCAAATGCATTATGGTTTCAAGGTCCGGTGAAATTATTTCAATATTCTGCTGCACAGATGCCAGTAATTTGCCGCAGGACTCCCACAATTGAGGAACTGACCAAACAAACTGAAGGATTTCTTTTTTTTGAGAACATTGAAACATTGGTAAAACAATTTAAGGTATTGCTAAATAATAAAAATAAAATTCAGGAACTTGGAATGATAAATCAGCAATTTGCAAGAGAAAATTTTTCAGAAAAAGAGTATTATTCTTTTTTTAATAAAATTTTTCAGGAAATTTAA
- a CDS encoding NAD(P)-dependent oxidoreductase codes for MKNNMEKAQSNIVGKGLIANAFFHLNNKGVIIFASGVSNSKSVIEEEYVKEKELLLHTIKQNPAFTMLVYFSTYSINDPEAAKTRYVRHKLEMEELIKQKLSKYLIIRTGNVVGKTTNPYTIMNFVYSKIVEKQTFELWSGAIRNVLDIEHLFQMVKYLLEKGIVNKTLYLVNPIDYKMTEIVHVFEKVLKLQAQLVNVNKGCHFNYERNLSNELFEILNISSENYLTKLIEKYYLWK; via the coding sequence ATGAAAAACAATATGGAAAAAGCACAAAGCAATATTGTTGGAAAAGGTTTAATTGCAAACGCTTTTTTTCATTTAAACAATAAGGGAGTAATCATTTTCGCTTCAGGTGTTTCAAATTCTAAATCAGTAATCGAGGAGGAGTATGTAAAAGAAAAAGAATTGCTTTTACATACAATTAAACAAAATCCAGCCTTTACAATGCTTGTTTATTTTAGTACCTACAGCATTAATGATCCTGAGGCGGCAAAAACCAGGTATGTTAGGCATAAACTTGAGATGGAAGAATTGATTAAACAAAAATTAAGTAAGTATCTGATTATTCGCACTGGAAATGTCGTTGGAAAAACAACAAATCCATATACGATAATGAATTTTGTTTATTCTAAAATCGTTGAAAAACAAACATTTGAACTTTGGTCAGGTGCAATTCGGAATGTTTTAGATATTGAACATCTTTTTCAAATGGTTAAATATTTATTGGAAAAGGGAATTGTAAATAAGACTTTATATCTTGTTAATCCAATAGATTACAAAATGACAGAGATTGTGCATGTTTTTGAAAAAGTGTTAAAATTGCAAGCTCAATTGGTTAATGTTAACAAGGGGTGTCACTTTAATTATGAAAGAAATTTATCTAATGAACTCTTTGAAATTTTAAATATATCCTCAGAAAATTATTTAACAAAATTGATAGAAAAGTATTATTTATGGAAGTAA